The proteins below are encoded in one region of Amycolatopsis magusensis:
- a CDS encoding ribonucleotide-diphosphate reductase subunit beta, whose product MTNTEAPLTDATGLGEIERGAGRISVDDKRMINARADVNQLLPLKYTWAWEKYLAGCNNHWMPTEVAMQADIALWKSPHGLTEDERQMLKRNLGFFATAESLVANNIVLAVYRQITNPECRQYLLRQAFEEAVHTHTFQYICESLGLVEGELFNMYREVPSISDKDAWALKYTQNLEDPDFETGTPEADQAFLRDLVAFYVIFEGMWFYTGFAQILSLGRRNKMVGIAEQYQYILRDESIHLNFGIDCINQIKIENPHLWTEQFQAEVRGMLVEACELEVAYARDTMPRGMLGLSAQLCEQYMHFITDRRAQQIGLAPIYGENENPFPWMSEAMDLKKEKNFFETRVIEYQSGGALDWD is encoded by the coding sequence ATGACGAACACCGAAGCACCGCTGACCGACGCCACCGGCCTCGGCGAGATCGAGCGGGGTGCCGGGCGGATCAGCGTGGACGACAAGCGCATGATCAACGCCCGCGCCGACGTGAACCAGCTGCTCCCGCTCAAGTACACCTGGGCGTGGGAGAAGTACCTGGCCGGCTGCAACAACCACTGGATGCCGACCGAGGTCGCCATGCAGGCCGACATCGCGCTGTGGAAGTCCCCGCACGGCCTCACCGAGGACGAGCGGCAGATGCTCAAGCGGAACCTGGGCTTCTTCGCCACCGCGGAGTCGCTGGTCGCGAACAACATCGTGCTCGCGGTCTACCGGCAGATCACCAACCCGGAGTGCCGCCAGTACCTGCTGCGCCAGGCCTTCGAGGAGGCCGTGCACACGCACACCTTCCAGTACATCTGCGAGAGCCTCGGCCTGGTCGAGGGCGAGCTGTTCAACATGTACCGCGAGGTGCCGTCGATCTCCGACAAGGACGCGTGGGCGCTGAAGTACACGCAGAACCTGGAGGACCCGGACTTCGAGACCGGGACCCCCGAGGCCGACCAGGCGTTCCTGCGCGACCTGGTGGCGTTCTACGTGATCTTCGAGGGCATGTGGTTCTACACCGGCTTCGCGCAGATCCTGTCGCTGGGCCGCCGGAACAAGATGGTCGGCATCGCCGAGCAGTACCAGTACATCCTGCGCGACGAGTCGATCCACCTGAACTTCGGCATCGACTGCATCAACCAGATCAAGATCGAGAACCCGCACCTGTGGACCGAACAGTTCCAGGCCGAGGTGCGCGGCATGCTGGTGGAAGCCTGCGAGCTCGAGGTCGCCTACGCCCGCGACACCATGCCCCGCGGCATGCTCGGGCTGTCGGCGCAGCTGTGCGAGCAGTACATGCACTTCATCACCGACCGCCGCGCGCAGCAGATCGGCCTGGCGCCGATCTACGGCGAGAACGAGAACCCGTTCCCGTGGATGTCGGAGGCGATGGACCTGAAGAAGGAGAAGAACTTCTTCGAGACCCGCGTCATCGAGTACCAGAGCGGCGGGGCCCTCGACTGGGACTGA
- a CDS encoding LCP family protein translates to MTYGGDYGGEPRPAPRGPRQHQRAQMLPIPGREQPPARREAYQPPREEQHMPPQQTLRAPVPPRGPEAPPRPPMRERPPRRPRRWSFGKVLLSLLMVFVVFLAGVWVYLEFSITRIDALADYEGRPAAAEGTNWLVVGSDSRAGLDPEDEARLSTGDTAGQRTDTIMVAHIPDNDTPPTLLSLPRDSQVKIPGHGTNKINAAFSFGGPQLLAKTVEGATGLRIDHYAEIGFGGFANIVDAIGGVEMCLETEMNDSMTGAKLAAGCQELDGAQALSFVRMRYSSATPRSDLDRVANQRKFIGAMVSEMASPATLLNPFYLFPLLSEAPEALTMDEGDHLHNLVGLAIAMRGISSGGVVTTTVPVTSASAENWDKKKSEQLFDALKNDTAIPDSVIVN, encoded by the coding sequence ATGACCTACGGCGGAGACTACGGCGGGGAGCCCCGCCCGGCCCCCCGAGGCCCGCGGCAGCACCAGCGCGCGCAGATGCTCCCCATCCCGGGCCGGGAGCAGCCGCCGGCCCGGCGCGAGGCCTATCAGCCGCCGCGCGAAGAGCAGCACATGCCACCGCAGCAGACCCTGCGCGCACCCGTCCCGCCACGCGGGCCGGAGGCACCGCCGCGCCCGCCGATGCGCGAGCGGCCGCCGCGCCGCCCCCGCCGGTGGAGCTTCGGCAAGGTGCTGCTCAGCCTGTTGATGGTCTTCGTGGTCTTCCTCGCCGGGGTGTGGGTCTACCTGGAGTTCTCCATCACCCGGATCGACGCGCTGGCCGACTACGAGGGCCGCCCGGCCGCCGCCGAGGGGACGAACTGGCTGGTCGTCGGCTCGGACTCGCGGGCGGGGCTGGACCCGGAGGACGAAGCCCGGCTGTCCACCGGTGACACCGCCGGGCAGCGCACCGACACCATCATGGTCGCGCACATCCCGGACAACGACACCCCGCCGACCCTGCTCAGCCTGCCGCGCGACTCGCAGGTGAAGATCCCCGGCCACGGCACCAACAAGATCAACGCGGCGTTCTCCTTCGGCGGCCCGCAGCTGCTGGCCAAGACCGTGGAAGGCGCCACCGGCCTGCGTATCGACCACTACGCGGAGATCGGCTTCGGCGGGTTCGCGAACATCGTCGACGCCATCGGCGGGGTGGAGATGTGCCTCGAGACCGAGATGAACGACTCGATGACCGGCGCCAAGCTGGCCGCGGGCTGCCAGGAACTCGACGGCGCGCAGGCGCTGAGCTTCGTGCGCATGCGCTACAGCAGCGCGACCCCGCGCTCGGACCTCGACCGGGTGGCCAACCAGCGCAAGTTCATCGGCGCCATGGTCTCCGAGATGGCCAGCCCCGCCACCCTGCTCAACCCGTTCTACCTGTTCCCGCTGCTGTCCGAGGCACCGGAAGCGCTGACCATGGACGAGGGCGACCACCTGCACAACCTGGTCGGGCTGGCCATCGCCATGCGTGGCATCTCCAGCGGCGGCGTGGTCACCACCACCGTGCCGGTCACCTCGGCCTCGGCGGAGAACTGGGACAAGAAGAAGTCCGAGCAGCTGTTCGACGCGCTGAAGAACGACACCGCGATCCCGGACAGCGTGATCGTCAACTAG
- a CDS encoding diguanylate cyclase domain-containing protein, translated as MARKWAAELADTEGVSLPPEEIEGSLLRFAHELRAETDPVREGAKRRFAALYSASPLGIALADQDGVIVEANPALGRMLGRRSDTLRGTPIPSLASTDKGSATLATGLAELDGADLSLYRQLIVLSNAEDDPLWVNVTLSQLPSDCTERSYPVLMVEDVNDLHLLQERLRHQTLHDSLTGLPNALSFSTKLESAVAADSPGQLALVYLDIDGFKVINDGLGAGLGDQVLRTVGRKLGTVFAEHNAFIARLSGDGFAVLLHGELNATEVIALVQQVLDELTEPVYYDELGIGVSASAGIVVRKAAGGSADELLRAAEIALHRAKEAGKAQWMLFDPELDARDRSRYRLGATIAGALENGEFSLVFQPTVKLAKQDELAVVNAGLRWNHPEFGNLESEDFYPLAATTGMMIPLGRWLLTESLSATARWREKFGGAAPEVCVRLPYRLATDPDLVLLVKEELDRNDLPAGALRLCTDGPSVLDPNGEVIDSLAVLADLGAHLVLAVSGSADLELIRTHQLPVRHVILTGEVVDALAVHDDEVASRHLGQLVSRAKEMGLRIGAEGVRDAAHAERLRRLGVLAGRGPFIAQSATKSDVEELIDRHAAR; from the coding sequence ATCGCCCGCAAATGGGCGGCCGAATTGGCCGACACGGAAGGAGTATCGCTTCCGCCCGAGGAAATCGAGGGAAGCCTGCTCCGGTTCGCCCACGAGCTGCGCGCCGAAACCGATCCCGTCCGCGAGGGCGCCAAGCGCCGCTTCGCCGCGTTGTACTCCGCCTCCCCGCTCGGCATCGCGCTGGCGGACCAGGACGGCGTGATCGTCGAGGCGAACCCGGCGCTGGGCCGCATGCTCGGCCGCCGGTCGGACACGCTGCGCGGCACGCCGATCCCCAGCCTGGCCTCCACCGACAAGGGGTCGGCGACGCTGGCCACCGGCCTGGCCGAACTCGACGGCGCCGATCTTTCCCTGTACCGCCAGCTGATCGTGCTGTCCAACGCCGAGGACGACCCGCTGTGGGTCAACGTCACGCTGTCCCAGCTGCCCTCGGACTGCACCGAGCGGTCCTACCCGGTGCTGATGGTCGAGGACGTCAACGACCTGCACCTGCTGCAGGAGCGGCTGCGCCACCAGACCCTGCACGACTCGCTGACCGGGCTGCCGAACGCGCTGAGCTTCTCCACCAAGCTCGAGTCGGCGGTCGCCGCGGACTCCCCCGGCCAGCTCGCGCTGGTGTACCTGGACATCGACGGCTTCAAGGTGATCAACGACGGCCTCGGCGCCGGGCTGGGCGACCAGGTCCTGCGCACGGTCGGCCGCAAGCTGGGCACGGTCTTCGCCGAGCACAACGCCTTCATCGCGCGGCTCTCCGGTGACGGGTTCGCGGTGCTGCTGCACGGCGAGCTGAACGCCACCGAGGTGATCGCCCTGGTCCAGCAGGTGCTCGACGAGCTGACCGAGCCGGTCTACTACGACGAGCTCGGCATCGGCGTGAGCGCCAGCGCCGGGATCGTGGTCCGCAAGGCCGCCGGCGGCTCGGCCGACGAACTGCTCCGCGCCGCCGAGATCGCCCTGCACCGCGCAAAAGAAGCGGGCAAGGCGCAGTGGATGCTGTTCGACCCGGAACTCGACGCGCGCGACCGCAGCCGCTACCGGCTCGGCGCCACCATCGCCGGCGCGCTGGAGAACGGCGAGTTCTCCCTGGTGTTCCAGCCGACGGTGAAGCTGGCCAAGCAGGACGAGCTGGCCGTGGTCAACGCCGGGCTGCGCTGGAACCACCCGGAGTTCGGCAACCTCGAATCCGAGGACTTCTACCCGCTGGCGGCCACCACCGGCATGATGATCCCGCTCGGCCGCTGGCTGCTCACCGAATCCCTGTCGGCGACCGCGCGCTGGCGCGAGAAGTTCGGCGGCGCCGCGCCCGAGGTGTGCGTGCGGCTGCCCTACCGGCTGGCCACCGACCCGGACCTGGTGCTGCTGGTCAAGGAGGAGCTCGACCGCAACGACCTGCCGGCCGGCGCGCTGCGGCTGTGCACGGACGGGCCGTCGGTGCTCGACCCGAACGGTGAGGTGATCGACTCGCTGGCGGTGCTCGCCGACCTCGGCGCGCACCTGGTGCTGGCCGTGTCCGGCAGCGCCGACCTGGAGCTGATCCGCACCCACCAGCTGCCCGTGCGTCACGTCATCCTTACCGGCGAGGTGGTCGACGCGCTCGCCGTGCACGACGACGAGGTCGCCTCCCGCCACCTCGGCCAGCTGGTCTCCCGCGCGAAGGAGATGGGCCTGCGGATCGGCGCGGAGGGCGTGCGCGACGCCGCCCACGCGGAGCGGCTGCGCAGGCTCGGTGTGCTCGCCGGGCGCGGCCCGTTCATCGCCCAGTCGGCCACCAAGTCGGACGTGGAAGAGCTGATCGACCGGCACGCCGCGAGGTGA
- the metE gene encoding 5-methyltetrahydropteroyltriglutamate--homocysteine S-methyltransferase: MAEHNRLGSTVLGYPRIGPDRELKKAVEGYWAGRIDEAELQKVARGLRLDTWRALAKAGLDTSPSNTFSFYDQVLDNTVLFGALPRRFTELGLSPIDTYFAAARGVQEAPALEMTKWFDTNYHYLVPELGPDTEFSVSGGKPLDEYREARAIGVETRPVLVGPVTYLLLAKAAEGAPGGFSPLDLLPDLVTAYARLLGTLHDEGVRWVQLDEPAFAADRTPDELEALRQAYAALGGLERRPKLLVAGYFGALGDALGVLARSPVDGLAVDLVTEPDAVHAVAAESALRDKEVLAGVVDGRNVWRVDADAALAKAATLLGTAGSVGVSTSCSLLHVPYDTARESDVDERLRGWLAFARQKVEEVVLLGKALAGEPADLSSARAATADRANAGDLRDDRVRARLSALKPEHSRRGDYAERAAAQREALGLPPLPSTTIGSFPQTGDVRKARAALRAGRIDAGTYRAQMHAEIEKVVRLQEDLGLDVLVHGEPERNDMVQYFAEQLSGFAATEFGWVQSYGSRCVRPPILFGDVSRPRPMTVDWASYAQSLTAKPVKGMLTGPVTILAWSFVRDDQPLADTARQVALAIRDEVHDLESAGIRIIQVDEPALRELLPLRASAHAAYFGWAVESFRLATSGIADSTQIHTHMCYSEFGDILPAIDAIDADVTSIEAARSRMEVLDGLGDFERGVGPGVYDIHSPRVPDVDEVTALLRTAVAAVAPDRIWVNPDCGLKTRTYAEVEPALRNLVTAAHRLRPTLP; encoded by the coding sequence GTGGCAGAGCACAACCGCCTGGGTTCGACCGTTCTCGGCTACCCCAGGATCGGTCCGGACCGGGAACTCAAGAAGGCCGTCGAAGGCTATTGGGCCGGCCGGATCGACGAAGCCGAACTCCAGAAGGTGGCCCGCGGGCTGCGCCTGGACACCTGGCGCGCACTCGCCAAAGCCGGGCTCGACACGAGCCCGTCGAACACCTTCTCGTTTTACGACCAGGTGCTCGACAACACCGTGCTGTTCGGCGCGCTGCCCCGGCGGTTCACCGAACTGGGCCTGTCGCCCATCGACACCTACTTCGCCGCGGCGCGCGGGGTCCAGGAGGCGCCCGCGCTCGAGATGACGAAGTGGTTCGACACGAACTACCACTACCTGGTGCCGGAACTGGGCCCGGATACCGAATTCAGCGTGTCCGGCGGCAAGCCGCTCGACGAGTACCGCGAAGCCAGGGCGATCGGCGTGGAGACGCGGCCGGTGCTCGTCGGCCCGGTCACCTACCTGCTGCTGGCGAAGGCGGCCGAAGGCGCGCCCGGCGGGTTCAGCCCGCTCGACCTGCTTCCCGACCTGGTCACCGCCTACGCGCGCTTGCTCGGCACGCTGCACGACGAAGGTGTGCGGTGGGTGCAACTGGACGAACCCGCTTTCGCCGCCGATCGCACGCCCGACGAACTGGAGGCGCTGCGCCAGGCGTACGCGGCGCTGGGCGGCCTCGAGCGGCGGCCGAAGCTGCTGGTCGCCGGGTACTTCGGGGCGCTGGGTGACGCGCTCGGCGTGCTCGCCCGCTCCCCCGTCGACGGGCTCGCGGTCGACCTGGTCACCGAGCCGGACGCGGTGCACGCCGTCGCGGCCGAAAGCGCGTTGCGGGACAAGGAAGTGCTGGCCGGGGTGGTGGACGGGCGCAACGTCTGGCGGGTGGACGCCGACGCCGCGCTCGCGAAGGCGGCGACCCTGCTGGGCACCGCGGGCTCGGTCGGCGTGTCGACTTCGTGCTCGCTGCTGCACGTGCCCTACGACACCGCCCGTGAGTCCGATGTGGACGAACGACTGCGCGGCTGGCTGGCGTTCGCCAGGCAGAAGGTCGAGGAGGTGGTTCTTCTCGGCAAGGCGCTCGCCGGGGAGCCCGCTGACCTGAGCTCGGCGCGCGCGGCGACCGCCGACCGGGCGAACGCCGGTGACCTGCGCGACGACCGCGTCCGCGCCCGGCTCTCCGCGTTGAAGCCGGAACACAGCCGCCGGGGTGACTACGCCGAACGCGCGGCGGCGCAACGGGAAGCGCTCGGCTTGCCGCCGTTGCCGAGCACCACGATCGGTTCGTTCCCGCAGACCGGCGACGTGCGCAAGGCCCGCGCGGCCCTGCGGGCGGGCCGGATCGACGCGGGGACCTACCGGGCGCAGATGCACGCCGAGATCGAGAAAGTGGTGCGGCTGCAAGAGGATCTCGGCTTGGACGTGCTGGTGCACGGTGAGCCGGAGCGCAACGACATGGTGCAGTACTTCGCCGAGCAACTGTCCGGGTTCGCGGCCACGGAGTTCGGCTGGGTGCAGTCCTACGGCTCGCGGTGCGTGCGGCCGCCGATCCTCTTCGGCGACGTGTCCCGGCCGCGGCCGATGACCGTGGACTGGGCGTCGTACGCGCAGTCGCTGACCGCGAAGCCGGTCAAGGGCATGCTGACCGGGCCGGTGACCATCCTCGCGTGGTCGTTCGTGCGCGACGACCAGCCGCTCGCCGACACCGCGCGACAGGTGGCACTGGCCATCCGGGACGAGGTGCACGACCTGGAGTCGGCGGGCATCCGGATCATCCAGGTCGACGAGCCCGCGCTGCGTGAACTGCTGCCGCTGCGGGCTTCGGCGCACGCCGCCTACTTCGGCTGGGCCGTCGAGTCGTTCCGGCTGGCCACCTCGGGCATCGCGGATTCGACGCAGATCCACACGCACATGTGCTACTCGGAGTTCGGGGACATCCTGCCCGCCATCGACGCGATCGACGCCGACGTCACCAGCATCGAAGCGGCGCGCTCCCGCATGGAGGTCCTCGACGGCCTCGGCGACTTCGAGCGGGGCGTCGGCCCGGGTGTCTACGACATCCACTCCCCGCGCGTCCCGGACGTCGACGAGGTGACCGCCCTGCTGCGCACCGCCGTCGCCGCCGTGGCCCCTGACCGGATCTGGGTGAACCCGGACTGCGGCCTGAAGACCCGCACCTACGCCGAAGTCGAACCCGCCCTGCGAAACCTGGTCACCGCCGCCCACCGCCTACGCCCCACCCTCCCCTGA
- a CDS encoding cytochrome P450 — protein sequence MPLPRAVDRRLLGQRWPVRELAAPPAGSGLKAVPGDDGAPLIGHSLDFMRFGIEWGLRRYETYGPVSWMGAFGRRIVSLAGPDATQIALVNKDKAFSQQGWDFFIEKFFHRGLMLLDFGEHHAHRRIMQSAFTRDRLAGYVAQMGPALRDGIEAWAPDSRPRLYWSLKRLTLDVASRVFMDMPSGNDSAKLNRAFVDSVRAGTAIVRKPVPGGRWAAGLNGRKVLERYFLENLPAKRRADGEDLFSALCHATTEDGERFSDQDVVNHMIFLMMAAHDTTTITSAAAVYYLAKHPEWQERVREESLRLGDGVPDVAALGELSTLELVIKEALRLVAPVPSLARKTLRDTEVLGFHLPAGTLVGVSPTVNHFAPECWTDPMRFDPDRFSEARREDRSHRYAWMPFGGGAHKCIGLHFGMYEVKALLHEMLRRFRWSVPAAYEARWDYVSLPVPADGLPILLTRR from the coding sequence ATGCCGCTCCCCCGCGCGGTGGACCGGCGGCTGCTCGGGCAGCGCTGGCCGGTCCGCGAGCTCGCCGCGCCCCCGGCGGGCAGTGGGCTCAAGGCCGTCCCCGGTGACGACGGCGCGCCGCTGATCGGGCATTCCCTCGACTTCATGCGTTTCGGCATCGAGTGGGGACTGCGCCGGTACGAGACCTACGGGCCCGTCTCGTGGATGGGCGCGTTCGGCCGTCGCATCGTTTCGCTGGCCGGGCCCGACGCCACGCAGATCGCGCTCGTCAACAAGGACAAGGCCTTCTCCCAGCAGGGCTGGGACTTCTTCATCGAGAAGTTCTTCCACCGCGGCCTGATGCTCCTCGACTTCGGCGAGCACCACGCGCACCGCCGGATCATGCAGTCCGCGTTCACCCGCGACCGCCTCGCCGGGTACGTCGCGCAGATGGGGCCCGCCCTGCGCGACGGCATCGAAGCCTGGGCGCCGGATTCGCGCCCGCGCCTGTACTGGTCGCTCAAACGGCTGACGCTCGACGTCGCCAGCCGCGTGTTCATGGACATGCCCAGCGGGAACGATTCGGCGAAGCTCAACCGGGCATTCGTGGACTCGGTGCGCGCGGGCACCGCGATCGTGCGGAAACCGGTGCCGGGCGGGCGCTGGGCCGCGGGGCTCAACGGGCGCAAAGTCCTCGAACGTTACTTCCTCGAGAACCTCCCGGCAAAGCGGCGCGCCGACGGCGAAGACCTTTTCTCCGCGTTGTGCCACGCCACCACCGAAGACGGGGAACGGTTTTCCGATCAGGACGTGGTCAACCACATGATCTTCCTGATGATGGCCGCGCACGACACCACCACGATCACCAGCGCCGCCGCGGTGTACTACCTGGCCAAGCACCCCGAATGGCAGGAGCGCGTGCGCGAGGAGTCGCTGCGCCTCGGTGACGGCGTACCGGATGTCGCCGCTCTCGGTGAACTGTCCACACTGGAACTGGTGATCAAGGAGGCGCTGCGGCTCGTCGCGCCCGTACCATCTTTGGCCCGCAAAACCTTGCGGGACACGGAAGTTCTGGGGTTCCACCTACCGGCCGGGACGCTGGTCGGTGTTTCCCCGACCGTCAACCACTTCGCGCCCGAGTGCTGGACCGACCCGATGCGCTTCGACCCGGACCGGTTTTCCGAGGCCCGGCGCGAGGACCGCAGTCACCGCTACGCGTGGATGCCTTTCGGCGGCGGGGCGCACAAGTGCATCGGGCTGCACTTCGGGATGTACGAGGTCAAAGCGCTGCTGCACGAGATGCTGCGCCGTTTCCGCTGGTCGGTTCCGGCGGCCTACGAAGCGCGCTGGGACTACGTTTCGCTACCCGTCCCGGCCGACGGACTGCCGATTCTCCTGACCAGGCGATAA
- a CDS encoding alpha/beta hydrolase: MREEQQRQAAVTIRRARGPVRAVVLVLHGGAERGRAAVHPWRLAYLRMVPIAKSVHRATARHGVEVRLLRNRVRGWNAPGLDAVRDARWALDAIHADHPGVPVVLVGHSMGGRVALRVADDPAVVGVCALAPWTPPSEPVAGVRDRTVLIAHGTKDLITNPADSCTFGSRAETVAARIARFEVSDEGHAMLRRSPVWTRLVCAFTLDALGLPPADGVLTGTWTRPTAERLRIPL, from the coding sequence GTGCGGGAAGAACAGCAGAGACAGGCCGCGGTCACGATCCGGCGGGCACGCGGACCAGTGCGCGCGGTGGTACTGGTGCTGCACGGCGGCGCCGAGCGCGGGCGCGCGGCGGTGCACCCCTGGCGGCTGGCCTACCTCCGGATGGTGCCGATCGCGAAGTCGGTGCACCGCGCCACCGCGAGGCACGGCGTCGAGGTGCGACTGCTGCGCAACCGCGTCCGCGGCTGGAACGCGCCCGGCCTCGACGCCGTGCGCGACGCCCGCTGGGCGCTCGACGCCATCCACGCCGACCACCCCGGCGTGCCGGTGGTGCTCGTGGGTCACTCGATGGGCGGACGTGTGGCACTGCGCGTGGCCGACGACCCGGCCGTGGTCGGCGTCTGCGCGCTGGCCCCGTGGACGCCGCCCAGCGAACCGGTGGCCGGGGTCCGCGACCGCACCGTCCTCATCGCGCACGGCACAAAGGACCTCATCACCAATCCCGCCGACTCCTGCACGTTCGGTAGTCGCGCCGAGACGGTCGCGGCCAGAATCGCCCGGTTCGAGGTCTCGGACGAGGGACACGCGATGCTGCGGCGCTCGCCGGTATGGACCAGGCTGGTCTGTGCTTTCACACTGGACGCACTCGGATTGCCACCGGCGGACGGCGTGTTGACCGGCACGTGGACCAGGCCAACCGCGGAACGGCTGCGAATCCCGCTGTAG
- a CDS encoding peroxiredoxin, giving the protein MQQGDLAPDFTLDDDRGQPRSLSELLADGPVVLFFYPAAMTSGCTAESCHFRDLAAEFAAVGAQRVGISPDDVAKQQLFSATHGFDYPLLSDPDGTVAARFGVRRKFGPLLTKRHTFVIDTDRRVLEVIKSELRMGVHADRALAALRARRTA; this is encoded by the coding sequence ATGCAGCAGGGAGACCTGGCCCCGGACTTCACCCTCGACGACGACCGCGGGCAGCCGCGCTCGCTGTCCGAGCTGCTCGCCGACGGCCCGGTGGTGCTGTTCTTCTACCCGGCCGCGATGACCAGCGGGTGCACCGCCGAGAGCTGCCACTTCCGCGACCTGGCCGCCGAGTTCGCCGCGGTCGGCGCGCAGCGGGTCGGGATCAGCCCGGACGACGTGGCCAAGCAGCAGCTGTTCTCGGCCACGCACGGCTTCGACTACCCGCTGCTGTCGGACCCGGACGGCACGGTGGCCGCGCGGTTCGGCGTGCGCCGCAAGTTCGGCCCGCTGCTGACCAAGCGGCACACCTTCGTCATCGACACCGACCGCCGCGTGCTCGAAGTGATCAAGAGCGAGCTGCGGATGGGTGTGCACGCCGACCGCGCGCTGGCCGCCCTGCGCGCCCGCCGCACCGCCTGA
- a CDS encoding SAM-dependent methyltransferase: MTSSKAGPATVDGGWPELAAPPDAPLRAKIAEALFRRAVRPLDVRVVLPGGRWLGAGGPEAPRMYLRRPAAFFQRLGADAKIGFGEAYLVGDWTSDALAEVLTPFAERMATLIPPVLQRFRRFVDRRQPAGEANTVDGARRNIHRHYDLSNDLFATFLDETMTYSSALYGSPTEDLPTAQRRKIDGVLDYAGVREGSEVLEIGTGWGELSIRAAQRGARVTSLTISEEQAALARKRIADAGLSDRVDVQLRDYRLSEGQYDAVVSVEMIEAVGAEYWPAFYGTIGRRLRPDGRLGLQAICMDHDRMLAAASSYTWMHKYIFPGGLIPSPESIEAGLAEHAGLKLRAAREFGQDYARTLREWRERFTQRWAEVAELGFDEVFKRMWEFYLAYSEAGFRSGYIKVRQLSFGR, encoded by the coding sequence GTGACGAGTTCGAAAGCCGGTCCGGCGACCGTGGACGGCGGGTGGCCGGAACTGGCGGCCCCACCGGACGCACCGCTGCGGGCGAAGATCGCCGAGGCGTTGTTCCGCCGGGCGGTCCGCCCGCTCGACGTGCGCGTGGTGCTGCCCGGCGGGCGCTGGCTCGGCGCGGGCGGACCCGAGGCGCCCCGCATGTATCTGCGCCGCCCGGCCGCGTTCTTCCAGCGGCTCGGGGCGGACGCGAAGATCGGCTTCGGCGAGGCGTACCTGGTGGGGGACTGGACCTCCGACGCGCTGGCCGAGGTGCTCACCCCGTTCGCCGAGCGGATGGCCACGCTGATCCCGCCGGTGCTGCAACGGTTCCGGCGCTTCGTCGACCGCCGCCAGCCCGCGGGTGAGGCGAACACCGTGGACGGTGCCCGCCGGAACATCCACCGGCACTACGACCTGTCCAACGACCTGTTCGCCACCTTTTTGGACGAGACGATGACGTATTCGTCTGCTTTGTACGGTTCACCGACCGAGGATCTGCCCACCGCCCAGCGGCGCAAGATCGACGGCGTGCTCGACTACGCCGGGGTGCGCGAGGGCAGTGAGGTGCTCGAAATCGGGACCGGCTGGGGCGAGTTGTCCATCCGCGCCGCCCAGCGCGGCGCCCGGGTCACCTCGCTGACCATCTCCGAGGAACAGGCGGCACTGGCCAGGAAGCGGATCGCCGACGCCGGCCTCTCCGACCGGGTGGACGTGCAACTGCGGGACTACCGGCTGTCCGAAGGGCAGTACGACGCGGTGGTCAGCGTCGAGATGATCGAGGCGGTCGGCGCCGAGTACTGGCCCGCCTTCTACGGGACCATCGGCAGGCGGCTGCGCCCGGACGGCAGGCTCGGCCTGCAGGCGATCTGCATGGACCACGACCGCATGCTCGCCGCCGCCTCCTCGTACACCTGGATGCACAAGTACATCTTCCCCGGCGGGCTGATCCCGTCGCCCGAGTCGATCGAGGCCGGGCTGGCCGAGCACGCCGGGCTGAAGCTGCGTGCCGCCCGCGAGTTCGGCCAGGACTACGCGCGCACCCTGCGCGAGTGGCGCGAGCGGTTCACCCAGCGCTGGGCCGAGGTCGCCGAACTCGGTTTCGACGAGGTGTTCAAGCGGATGTGGGAGTTCTACCTGGCCTATTCCGAAGCCGGGTTCCGGTCCGGGTACATCAAGGTCCGCCAGCTGTCGTTCGGGAGGTAG